The Bacillota bacterium genome includes the window AGATGTCCTCACCATATTTCTTAAGAGCCTCCGGACTGTAGACCACTCCAATCGGCTGCGCGAGGTTAGTAAGGAACGGGGCAAACGGTTTGCTCAATGCGAATTCGACTTTGTATTCGTCCAACACCTTGACCGATGAGATCGCGCCATAGAAACGGCTTCCTTTGAGCGCCTTCGCCGTCCTCTCGAAATTGACCTTGACGGCCTCTGCGTTGAATGGCGTTCCGTCGGTGAAAGTGACGCCCTTGCGAAGGTCGAATACGTATGTCGTATCGTTCACCTGCTGCCAAGAGACCGCGAGCCTGGGTAGAAGCTGCTTCATTTCCACGTCCATCGTAACCAGCGTGTCCAGCACGAGGTCCCCGACGAGGAGATCCATGGTGCTGCGATAGTTAGGTAGGTCGAATGTCAACACGTCTGTGCCTGTACCTATCCTCAGCACCCCGCCTCTCGCTTCCTCGCCCTCCTTCTGCGGTGTCGCGGGTTTCTCGGCAGTCCGTTGTCCGCACCCGATCGCCACACAAGCAACGGCCGACAGTACAACAGCGGTTAAGACGACTTGCAGAAACCGTTTCGCTGTCACCTGGCTCACCCCTCCTACTTTAGTCTTGGGTCAAGGATGTCTCTGAGGCCGTCACCGAAGAGATTGAAACCCAACACCAGTATCGCCGTGAACAGTCCGGGAAAGAAACTCATGTGAGGCTCGGTCGTCAGGTATCCCTTGGCCTCGTTCAGCATTAGCCCCCACTCGGCGCTCGGGGGTTGAGCGCCCAGCCCGAGGAAACTGAGGCCGGACGTATGTAGTATGGCACCCGCCAACTCCAGTGTCGCCAGCACGATTATCGGGGCGGCGACGTTGGGCAACACGTGCCTGACCACTATCCACGAGTCGGTGGCTCCCATGGCCCTGGCCGCCTCTATGTATTCGACATCCCGAATGGCGAGTACCGATCCCCGCACCACACGGGCAGTCCTCGGCATGCTAGCCACCGCGACCGCGACGCACGCCTTCCACAAGCCCGGCCCGAGGATCGCCGCCATGAGTATGGCGAGCAGAAAATATGGAAAGGAAAGCAGAATGTCAATGAATCGCATGACCACGCTATCCACCCAGCCGCCGTAGTAGCCGGAGACTATCCCGAGGAACGTCCCAACGACGGTGCTTAGAGCCACGCTGAATCCGCCCGCCAACAGGGTCAGCCGGGACCCGTGGATGATCCTGCTGAGAATGTCCCTACCGAAAATGTCGCGCCCGAAGGGGTGTTCCCTTGTCGGCTTCTCCCTCTGGTGTTCGAGGCTCTGGTCCGTCGGGTCATGCGGGGATATGATCGGCGCAAAAAGGGCCACCAATCCCATCACGATGAGAATGGCCAGCCCCAAGATAGCGTTCCGATCCCTCTTGAGACGTTTCCAGAACATGCCCCCCGCCCCGATCCTCGAATCGTTCTATGTCGCTTACTCGTACCTGATCCTCGGGTCCAAGAACGTATAGAGTACGTCCACGACCAGATTCACTACTGCGAAAACCGATGCCGCCAAGATAGTGCAGCCACGGATGACGGGGTAGTCGCGCGAATACACGGCCATTACGAGGGTCCTGCCGAGCCCCGGTATCGCAAACACCGTTTCGGTCATCACGGATCCGCCAATCAGGGAGGCGAACTGCAGCCCGACCACAGTCACCACAGGGACAAGCCCGTTGCGAAGGGCGTGGCGCCTGACCACGGTCCCGCCCGGAAGCCCCTTGGCCCGCGCAGTCCTCACGTGATCCTGTCGGATGACCTCCAGCATGCTCGAACGCGTGAGTCTGACGAACAGGGCCAGGGGGAACGTGGCCAGCGTCAGACACGGCAGAACTGCCTGACGCCACGAGCCCCAGCCTGAACTGGGAAGAATCCGGAGATACACGGAGAAGAGGTATATCAGCAGGAGGCCCAGCCAGAATGTGGGGATAGAGACGCCTGCCAACACGCCCAATCTTACCGTACTGTCGAGGACGGAGTACTGCCTGACCGCCGAGATCACTCCGATCGTCACGCCGATGACGGCGGATACAGCTACGGATATCGCCGCAACCTGTACACTGACGGGGAATGCGCGTCCGATTTCCTCCACGACGGGCCTACGAGTGCGAAACGAGTTTCCCAGGTCGCCCTTCAATAGGTTCTGAAGAAACCTAACGTACTGCACGTGCAGGGGCAGATCCAAGCCCATTTCCTTCATGAGTTTGGCGACATTCTCGGGGGTCGCGTCCTGACCCAGCATTATCTCGGCCGGATTCCCGGGGGCCAGGTTCATTGCCCAGAACACGACGACTGTTACGGCCAGCAAGAGTACGACAGTCTGAAGCAGCCGCTTCAAGACGTACTTAAGGATCTTCAGGTTCGTGGAGGTTTCCTCCTCAAGGCGAATGTCTCCCCGTCCGACAACCGCCCCTCACAAGAAGCCTTCTGCTACCTACCGACTATCAGAGACTTCGTCCCTCCGGAAACCCTGCAAAAGCGCTGTTAATTCTCTCCACTGATTAATACTGTACATTAACACATTCTGCCTGTCAATCG containing:
- a CDS encoding ABC transporter permease, with the protein product MFWKRLKRDRNAILGLAILIVMGLVALFAPIISPHDPTDQSLEHQREKPTREHPFGRDIFGRDILSRIIHGSRLTLLAGGFSVALSTVVGTFLGIVSGYYGGWVDSVVMRFIDILLSFPYFLLAILMAAILGPGLWKACVAVAVASMPRTARVVRGSVLAIRDVEYIEAARAMGATDSWIVVRHVLPNVAAPIIVLATLELAGAILHTSGLSFLGLGAQPPSAEWGLMLNEAKGYLTTEPHMSFFPGLFTAILVLGFNLFGDGLRDILDPRLK
- a CDS encoding ABC transporter permease; the encoded protein is MLKYVLKRLLQTVVLLLAVTVVVFWAMNLAPGNPAEIMLGQDATPENVAKLMKEMGLDLPLHVQYVRFLQNLLKGDLGNSFRTRRPVVEEIGRAFPVSVQVAAISVAVSAVIGVTIGVISAVRQYSVLDSTVRLGVLAGVSIPTFWLGLLLIYLFSVYLRILPSSGWGSWRQAVLPCLTLATFPLALFVRLTRSSMLEVIRQDHVRTARAKGLPGGTVVRRHALRNGLVPVVTVVGLQFASLIGGSVMTETVFAIPGLGRTLVMAVYSRDYPVIRGCTILAASVFAVVNLVVDVLYTFLDPRIRYE